In one Arachis duranensis cultivar V14167 chromosome 9, aradu.V14167.gnm2.J7QH, whole genome shotgun sequence genomic region, the following are encoded:
- the LOC107466721 gene encoding lectin ConGF, whose translation MAISKKPIALVAFITIHLVMMIHTVNSSKEVSFTFESFEPGDLDIVLEGDATISKDNDIHLTEVNDAGVPAHNSVGRASYSAPIRLWDAITGEVASISTSFNFFIKAPYDQNSPADGIAFFIAPHDSTLPPDSSGRFLGLVAGTSVTRGGNSTAARFKASSAASNKFVAVEFDTYTNHENKDPDYKHFGIDVNSIISAKYTEWTYWENGGVESVSITYDPVDKKLKVVGVYGTHDRIELSYDIDLKSVLPEWVKVGFSASTGENTQVNNLQSWSFSSTLVTDAPEGHIATVV comes from the coding sequence ATGGCTATCTCAAAGAAACCCATTGCACTTGTTGCTTTCATAACCATCCACCTAGTGATGATGATCCACACCGTGAACTCTTCAAAAGAGGTCTCATTCACCTTCGAAAGTTTCGAGCCGGGTGACTTGGATATCGTCCTCGAAGGCGATGCCACGATCTCAAAAGACAATGACATACACCTTACTGAGGTGAACGATGCTGGTGTCCCAGCACATAACAGCGTGGGCAGAGCCTCGTACTCTGCCCCCATCCGTCTCTGGGACGCCATCACTGGAGAGGTGGCAAGCATTTCCACCTCATTCAACTTCTTCATTAAAGCCCCTTACGACCAGAACTCTCCCGCCGATGGCATCGCCTTCTTCATCGCTCCACACGACTCAACCCTCCCTCCTGACTCCTCCGGCAGATTCCTCGGCCTTGTTGCTGGCACCTCGGTTACTCGCGGCGGCAACTCCACCGCCGCTCGCTTCAAAGCCTCATCAGCGGCCAGCAACAAATTTGTTGCCGTTGAGTTCGACACCTACACGAACCATGAGAACAAAGACCCAGATTACAAGCACTTCGGAATCGATGTTAACTCCATTATCTCGGCAAAGTACACAGAGTGGACATACTGGGAGAATGGAGGAGTGGAATCAGTGAGCATAACCTATGATCCTGTCGACAAGAAGCTCAAGGTTGTTGGTGTTTATGGGACCCACGACCGCATCGAATTGTCTTATGACATAGACTTGAAAAGCGTGCTTCCAGAGTGGGTGAAGGTAGGGTTCTCTGCCTCCACGGGAGAAAATACGCAAGTCAACAACCTTCAATCTTGGTCTTTCAGTTCAACCTTAGTGACCGATGCTCCTGAAGGCCATATTGCTACTGTTGTGTGa